The following are encoded together in the Streptomyces sp. NBC_00341 genome:
- a CDS encoding chemotaxis protein, which translates to MDTDALTAGLLQELRAAKPYPALSLTMPTHRRAPDNAQDAVRLRNLVAAAGNRLDADPQVGRETRAAVKQQLDRAVAEIDPRRALDSLVVLATADEYQIWQLPRTAPERVVLSDTYLTRNLVAAKAQARPFWALTVSADHAALFSGTGDAAHEERIGGFPLTAPHEPPNPQREERIGDTPSTFSDEDTRQFLRTVDEKLRGVLATDPRPLYLVGLALALAMLDEVGESTGAAVGRVTKGAPADTTPGGLLTELRPALEARQKRFAAEIEGKLDEARGRHAFAGGLDEVWAAVREARAGLVAVEEHYQQTVRVAREHLEPVSADALDPADEKVREDIVDELVEAALDSGAEVVFVADDSLKEHGRIAAALRY; encoded by the coding sequence ATGGACACGGATGCCCTGACCGCCGGCCTCTTGCAGGAGCTCCGGGCGGCCAAGCCCTATCCCGCCCTGTCCCTGACCATGCCGACCCACCGGCGCGCACCCGACAACGCGCAGGACGCCGTCCGGCTGCGCAATCTGGTCGCCGCCGCGGGAAACCGGCTCGACGCCGATCCCCAGGTCGGCCGGGAGACCCGGGCCGCCGTCAAGCAGCAGCTCGACCGGGCGGTCGCGGAGATCGATCCGCGCCGGGCCCTGGACTCGCTGGTGGTCCTGGCCACGGCGGACGAGTACCAGATCTGGCAGCTCCCCCGCACCGCACCCGAACGAGTGGTGCTGAGCGACACCTACCTCACCCGCAACCTGGTCGCCGCCAAGGCGCAGGCCCGGCCGTTCTGGGCGCTCACCGTCTCCGCCGACCACGCGGCCCTGTTCAGCGGCACGGGGGACGCGGCGCACGAGGAGCGGATCGGCGGCTTCCCGCTGACGGCTCCGCACGAGCCGCCCAACCCGCAGCGCGAGGAGCGGATCGGCGACACCCCGAGCACGTTCAGCGACGAGGACACCCGCCAGTTCCTGCGGACCGTGGACGAGAAGCTGCGCGGGGTCCTGGCCACGGATCCGCGCCCGCTGTACCTGGTCGGCCTCGCTCTCGCGCTGGCGATGCTGGACGAGGTCGGTGAGAGCACCGGGGCGGCGGTCGGGCGGGTGACCAAGGGCGCTCCCGCCGACACCACGCCCGGCGGCCTGCTCACCGAGCTGCGCCCCGCCCTGGAGGCCCGGCAGAAGCGGTTCGCCGCCGAGATCGAGGGCAAGCTGGACGAGGCGCGCGGCCGTCACGCCTTCGCCGGCGGTCTCGACGAGGTGTGGGCCGCCGTACGGGAGGCGCGGGCCGGACTGGTAGCGGTGGAGGAGCACTACCAGCAGACGGTCCGGGTCGCCCGGGAGCACCTTGAGCCGGTGAGCGCGGACGCCCTGGACCCGGCGGACGAGAAGGTCCGCGAGGACATCGTGGACGAGCTGGTCGAGGCGGCGCTGGACAGTGGCGCGGAGGTGGTGTTCGTCGCGGACGACTCACTCAAGGAGCACGGGCGGATCGCGGCGGCGCTGCGCTACTGA
- a CDS encoding phosphoketolase: MSDAPPASPTAGPSDEEISALDAHWRAANYLAVGQIYLMANPLLTRPLAPEHIKPRLLGHWGTSPGLNLVYTHLNRVIAARGIPALCVWGPGHGGPAVLANSWLEGSYSETYPDVSRDAAGMGLLFKQFSFPGGVPSHVAPETPGSIHEGGELGYSLAHAYGAALDHPELLVTCVVGDGEAETGPLAGSWHANKFLDPVHDGAVLPVLHLNGYKIANPTVLARLPEEELDALLRGYGHEPLFVSGDDPLTVHRAMAVAMDRAVDRIGELQQAARTGGDTDRPRWPMIVLRTPQGWTGPAEVDGLPVEGTWRAHQVPLPGVRDNPAHLRQLEAWLRSYRPEELFDAEGRPSEQVLSRVPAGQARLGSTPYANGGLLLRDLPVPPLDAYAVGVDRPGTVLHEPTRVLGGLLEAVMAATADRRDFRVVGPDETASNRLDALYEATGKAWQAGTLPTDEHLARDGRVMEVLSEHLCQGWLEGYLLTGRHGLFSCYEAFAHIVDSMVNQHIKWLRTSRRLPWRRPIASLNYLLTSHVWRQDHNGFSHQDPGFVDHILNKSPEVVRVYLPPDANTLLSVADHALRSRDYVNVIVAGKQPSFDWLTLDQARAHCARGAGTWEWAGTDDGSREPDVVLACAGDVPTLEVLAAAGLLRHHLPELAVRVVNVVDMARLMPHDEHPHGMPDSEYDALFTRDKPVIFAYHGYPWLIHRLAYRRTGHAQLHVRGYKEEGTTTTPFDMVVRNDLDRYRLVMDVIDRVPGLGVRAVAVRQAMSDTRTRHHAWIREHGTDLPEVADWTWEG; encoded by the coding sequence ATGAGCGACGCCCCACCGGCCTCACCGACGGCCGGCCCGTCCGACGAAGAGATCTCCGCGCTCGACGCCCACTGGCGGGCGGCCAACTACCTGGCCGTCGGCCAGATCTACCTGATGGCCAACCCGCTGCTCACCCGGCCGCTCGCCCCCGAGCACATCAAGCCCAGACTGCTCGGCCACTGGGGCACCTCACCGGGGCTCAACCTCGTGTATACGCACCTCAACCGGGTCATCGCCGCACGCGGCATCCCCGCGCTGTGCGTGTGGGGCCCCGGCCACGGCGGTCCCGCGGTGCTCGCCAACTCATGGCTGGAGGGCAGCTACTCGGAGACGTACCCCGACGTCAGCAGGGACGCGGCGGGCATGGGCCTGCTGTTCAAACAGTTCTCCTTCCCCGGCGGTGTGCCCAGCCACGTCGCACCAGAGACCCCCGGCTCCATCCACGAGGGCGGCGAACTCGGCTACTCCCTCGCCCACGCCTACGGCGCCGCCCTCGACCACCCGGAGCTGCTCGTCACCTGCGTCGTCGGTGACGGGGAGGCGGAGACCGGGCCGCTCGCCGGCTCCTGGCACGCCAACAAGTTCCTCGATCCGGTCCACGACGGGGCCGTCCTGCCGGTCCTCCACCTCAACGGCTACAAGATCGCCAACCCGACGGTGCTCGCGCGCCTCCCCGAGGAGGAGCTGGACGCCCTGCTGCGCGGCTACGGGCACGAACCGCTGTTCGTCTCGGGCGACGACCCGCTCACCGTGCACCGGGCGATGGCCGTCGCGATGGACCGGGCCGTCGACCGCATCGGAGAGCTCCAGCAGGCCGCCCGGACCGGCGGCGACACCGACCGCCCGCGCTGGCCCATGATCGTGCTGCGCACCCCGCAGGGCTGGACCGGCCCCGCCGAGGTCGACGGGCTGCCCGTCGAAGGGACCTGGCGCGCCCACCAGGTCCCGCTGCCCGGGGTCCGCGACAACCCGGCCCACCTGCGTCAGCTGGAGGCGTGGCTGCGCTCCTACCGGCCGGAGGAGCTCTTCGACGCCGAAGGACGCCCCTCGGAGCAGGTCCTCAGCCGTGTGCCCGCAGGCCAGGCCCGGCTCGGCTCCACCCCGTACGCCAACGGCGGGCTGCTCCTGCGCGACCTGCCCGTTCCGCCGCTCGACGCGTACGCGGTGGGGGTGGACCGGCCGGGCACCGTCCTGCACGAGCCGACCCGGGTCCTGGGCGGACTGCTGGAAGCCGTGATGGCGGCCACCGCGGACCGCAGGGACTTCCGGGTGGTCGGCCCCGACGAGACGGCCTCGAACCGGCTCGACGCCCTCTACGAGGCGACCGGAAAGGCCTGGCAGGCCGGGACGCTGCCCACCGACGAGCACCTGGCCCGCGACGGCCGCGTCATGGAGGTCCTCTCCGAGCACCTGTGCCAGGGCTGGCTGGAGGGCTACCTGCTCACCGGCCGACACGGACTGTTCTCCTGCTACGAGGCGTTCGCCCACATCGTCGACTCGATGGTCAACCAGCACATCAAATGGCTTCGTACCTCGCGCCGGCTGCCGTGGCGCCGCCCCATCGCCTCCCTCAACTACCTCCTCACCTCGCACGTCTGGCGGCAGGACCACAACGGCTTCTCGCACCAGGACCCGGGCTTCGTCGACCACATCCTCAACAAGAGCCCGGAGGTCGTCCGCGTCTACCTGCCCCCGGACGCCAACACGCTGCTGTCCGTGGCCGACCACGCGCTGCGCAGCCGTGACTACGTCAACGTGATCGTGGCCGGGAAGCAGCCCAGCTTCGACTGGCTCACCCTCGACCAGGCCCGTGCGCACTGCGCCCGCGGCGCCGGGACGTGGGAGTGGGCGGGTACGGACGACGGCAGCCGTGAGCCCGATGTGGTGCTCGCCTGCGCCGGGGACGTCCCCACCCTGGAGGTCCTGGCGGCGGCCGGTCTGCTCCGGCATCACCTGCCCGAGCTGGCGGTGCGGGTGGTGAACGTCGTCGACATGGCCCGGCTCATGCCGCACGACGAGCATCCGCACGGGATGCCCGACTCCGAGTACGACGCGCTCTTCACCCGCGACAAGCCGGTGATCTTCGCGTACCACGGCTATCCCTGGCTGATCCACCGGCTGGCCTACCGCCGCACCGGTCACGCCCAGCTGCACGTGCGCGGCTACAAGGAGGAGGGCACGACCACCACGCCGTTCGACATGGTGGTCCGCAACGACCTCGACCGCTACCGGCTGGTCATGGACGTCATCGACCGGGTACCGGGCCTCGGCGTCCGTGCCGTGGCGGTGCGTCAGGCGATGTCCGACACCCGTACCCGTCACCACGCCTGGATCCGCGAGCACGGCACGGACCTCCCCGAGGTCGCCGACTGGACCTGGGAGGGCTGA
- a CDS encoding NADP-dependent succinic semialdehyde dehydrogenase, translated as MPIATVNPANGETLRTFDALEADEIERRLAAADAAFREYRTTGFGERSRLLNRAADLLDEDQQDIARTMTLEMGKPVKAARAEAAKCAKAMRWYATHAQELLADEHPAPADVEDSGASRAYVHYRPLGAVLAVMPWNFPLWQVVRFAAPALMAGNTGLLKHASNVPQTALYLGDLFRRAGFPEGCFQTLLVGSAAVEAILRDHRVAAATLTGSEPAGRAVAAAAGDEVKHTVLELGGSDPYLVLPSADVARAARTAVTARVQNNGQSCIAAKRFIVHTEVYEEFAERFTVGMRDLTVGDPLEESTDVGPLSSEQGRTDLEELVDDAVRRGAVALCGGGRPEGLGGGLENGWFYAPTVLTGITPAMRIHREETFGPVATLYRVDSLDEAVELANDTPFGLSSNVWTRDAEESRRCVRDLEAGGVFFNGMTASHPALPFGGVKRSGYGRELAGHGIREFCNATTVWYGAEPR; from the coding sequence ATGCCCATCGCGACGGTCAACCCCGCGAACGGCGAGACCCTGAGGACGTTCGACGCCCTGGAAGCGGACGAGATCGAGCGGCGGCTCGCCGCGGCGGACGCCGCCTTCCGGGAGTACCGCACCACCGGGTTCGGCGAACGGTCCCGGCTGCTGAACCGGGCCGCCGATCTCCTGGACGAGGACCAGCAGGACATCGCCCGCACCATGACCCTGGAGATGGGCAAGCCGGTCAAGGCGGCCCGCGCCGAGGCCGCGAAGTGCGCGAAGGCCATGCGCTGGTACGCCACCCACGCGCAGGAGCTCCTCGCCGACGAGCACCCCGCGCCCGCCGACGTCGAGGACTCCGGTGCCTCCCGCGCCTATGTCCACTACCGTCCGCTGGGCGCCGTGCTCGCCGTGATGCCGTGGAACTTCCCGCTCTGGCAGGTCGTACGGTTCGCGGCCCCCGCCCTCATGGCGGGCAACACCGGGCTGCTGAAGCACGCCTCGAACGTGCCGCAGACCGCGCTCTACCTGGGCGATCTGTTCCGCCGGGCCGGATTCCCCGAAGGCTGCTTCCAGACCCTGCTGGTGGGCTCCGCCGCGGTCGAGGCGATCCTGCGCGACCACCGGGTGGCCGCGGCCACCCTGACCGGCAGCGAACCGGCCGGGCGCGCCGTCGCGGCCGCCGCGGGCGACGAGGTCAAGCACACCGTCCTGGAGCTGGGCGGCAGCGATCCCTACCTCGTCCTGCCCTCGGCCGACGTCGCGCGGGCCGCCCGTACCGCCGTCACCGCCCGGGTCCAGAACAACGGCCAGTCCTGCATCGCCGCCAAGCGGTTCATCGTGCACACCGAGGTGTACGAGGAGTTCGCCGAACGCTTCACCGTGGGCATGCGCGACCTGACCGTCGGCGACCCGCTGGAGGAGTCCACCGACGTCGGCCCGCTCTCCAGCGAGCAGGGCCGTACAGACCTGGAGGAACTCGTCGACGACGCCGTACGGCGGGGCGCCGTCGCCCTGTGCGGCGGCGGCCGGCCCGAGGGGCTGGGCGGCGGCCTGGAGAACGGCTGGTTCTACGCGCCCACCGTCCTGACCGGCATCACGCCCGCCATGCGGATCCACCGCGAGGAGACCTTCGGTCCCGTCGCCACGCTCTACCGGGTCGACAGCCTCGACGAGGCGGTGGAGCTCGCCAACGACACCCCGTTCGGGCTCAGCTCCAACGTGTGGACCCGTGACGCGGAGGAGAGCCGGCGCTGCGTCCGCGATCTGGAGGCGGGCGGCGTCTTCTTCAACGGGATGACGGCCTCGCACCCCGCGCTGCCGTTCGGCGGCGTGAAGCGCTCGGGCTACGGGCGTGAGCTGGCCGGACACGGCATCCGCGAGTTCTGCAACGCCACCACCGTCTGGTACGGCGCCGAGCCGCGGTGA
- a CDS encoding ATP-binding protein → MTVPLDRHYLVELQVSAERVSQLRRIIAAHLRHWSLELHVRPVCRAVEELLTNVQRHVGDDNTCVLELRWSGRHLTVSVADNGAEMPRLLHEGGGLSRVMALSDSWGTCRTAEGKVVWFTRYAQEPQHIALVPLPPLPGVREFRRPPAVVTDFPAAEAAAPAGTDAPAPAQAPALV, encoded by the coding sequence ATGACCGTTCCACTCGACCGGCACTATCTGGTCGAACTCCAGGTTTCGGCAGAGCGCGTGTCCCAGCTGCGGCGGATCATCGCCGCGCATCTGCGCCACTGGAGTCTCGAACTTCACGTACGGCCCGTGTGCCGTGCTGTGGAGGAGCTGCTGACCAACGTCCAGCGGCACGTCGGTGACGACAACACCTGTGTCCTCGAACTCCGCTGGTCCGGACGGCACCTCACGGTCTCCGTCGCTGACAACGGTGCCGAAATGCCCCGGCTGCTCCACGAGGGCGGTGGGCTCAGCCGGGTGATGGCCCTCAGCGACAGCTGGGGCACCTGCCGGACCGCCGAGGGCAAGGTCGTCTGGTTCACCCGGTACGCGCAGGAGCCGCAGCACATCGCGCTGGTGCCGCTCCCGCCGCTGCCCGGCGTCCGCGAGTTCCGCCGCCCGCCCGCGGTGGTCACGGACTTCCCGGCAGCCGAAGCCGCGGCCCCCGCCGGGACGGACGCCCCCGCCCCGGCCCAGGCCCCCGCCCTCGTCTGA